From the genome of Triticum aestivum cultivar Chinese Spring chromosome 3B, IWGSC CS RefSeq v2.1, whole genome shotgun sequence, one region includes:
- the LOC123066967 gene encoding putative F-box protein At4g22660, translating to MGEEPTHTPAACHDGIIRIEAAEPERWSMLPDDILTLVYSRVASADNRVRFAAVCTSWRAIAQMQPPRRVLPWLILDPGSNDGAKHAYCLEDGTILSRFRFPSEVVGGCIVGCYDGGWVAVSEAPLRIINLFSGAEVALSAKQRSVIRLCPHADDRFVPMKVIFSERPTSRDCILAAIIGCSEVAICGLGRSKSAWLPNIFPGQTVMDIAFCNGYLYCLMSETMAMVRFKIGLAKHGLSRRDPQWLIIHDQGYWYAANGDPNEHAAYIVELRGKIMIAVRKTRGSWWWSRNKTLPIFFCLELVYAGDGTYHWEPLKRLGDHALFLGPTFSKALHVSIGEHCSPRRNHIYYSDHRCYPRKKCLPNDAKKFLTSSNSDGCHAYYKQGESVDNTDAGIMSVGYYVLGGNQCPPMWLFPPDL from the coding sequence ATGGGGGAGGAGCCGACGCACACGCCGGCGGCCTGCCACGACGGCATTATTAGGATCGAGGCCGCTGAGCCGGAGAGGTGGTCGATGCTCCCTGACGATATCCTCACCCTTGTCTACTCCAGGGTCGCCTCCGCGGACAACCGCGTACGCTTCGCCGCAGTGTGCACGTCATGGCGCGCCATTGCACAGATGCAGCCGCCGCGTCGTGTGCTCCCGTGGCTGATCCTCGACCCAGGAAGCAACGACGGGGCGAAGCATGCGTACTGCCTCGAGGACGGCACCATCCTGTCGcgcttccggtttccgagcgaggTTGTCGGCGGGTGCATCGTCGGCTGCTATGACGGCGGATGGGTCGCCGTCTCGGAAGCCCCGCTGAGGATCATCAACCTTTTCTCTGGTGCCGAGGTGGCCCTCTCGGCGAAGCAAAGGAGTGTAATCCGGTTATGCCCACACGCCGACGATCGGTTTGTTCCAATGAAGGTAATATTCTCCGAGCGGCCAACCTCGAGAGATTGTATCCTCGCTGCCATCATTGGCTGTTCTGAAGTCGCCATCTGCGGACTTGGCCGCTCCAAGTCTGCATGGTTGCCAAATATATTTCCCGGGCAGACAGTCATGGATATTGCCTTCTGCAACGGCTATCTTTATTGCCTCATGTCAGAAACAATGGCCATGGTTAGGTTCAAGATTGGCTTAGCCAAACATGGCCTGTCCCGTCGAGATCCCCAATGGCTGATTATACATGACCAGGGGTACTGGTACGCGGCCAATGGAGATCCGAACGAGCATGCCGCGTACATTGTTGAGCTACGTGGCAAGATCATGATAGCGGTGAGGAAGACGAGAGGGTCATGGTGGTGGTCACGCAATAAAACGTTGCCTATTTTCTTTTGTCTCGAGCTAGTTTACGCCGGAGATGGCACGTACCATTGGGAACCTCTGAAAAGGCTAGGCGACCATGCCTTGTTCTTGGGGCCGACGTTCTCCAAGGCATTGCACGTGTCAATAGGGGAGCATTGCAGTCCACGAAGAAACCACATCTATTACTCCGATCATCGATGCTAtccacgaaaaaaatgtttgcccaaTGACGCCAAGAAATTCTTGACGAGCTCAAACAGTGATGGTTGCCATGCGTATTACAAGCAAGGTGAAAGTGTTGACAACACCGACGCGGGGATCATGTCAGTGGGGTACTACGTGTTGGGTGGTAATCAATGTCCTCCTATGTGGCTTTTCCCTCCGGATCTCTAG